From one Amia ocellicauda isolate fAmiCal2 chromosome 17, fAmiCal2.hap1, whole genome shotgun sequence genomic stretch:
- the drc10 gene encoding dynein regulatory complex protein 10, giving the protein MATQVAVLSMEEHGSPGPQTRTKPIRDSLRILDPACKKLSSLETQRIAGVLEDCIRKMEVVALLPSVLSNLDRLSVGLGTELVGALREHWCLGERLTAVLERRGEEGEENSQLASLELALGSSFRSILRLLRAHPSTYQTLKGQMGPSDGDQGLARCVAQRLSELQGLLFEKLLTSPGEEQERRRYIQEVSLRHRNNLEIISTLEKELAAAIQDRDTEINKKNEVIRKLKSSLHQMERISEDFLKRTRQEAEKQCKSDCNASESRRARMQQEMVQLHSQLNALIAENRTMELALRKRKYKVETEIENWIQKYDADMGEKQAELEELEAVFAEEAEELGELERRFTVLEQEHSQIVEERRVARERREEEERQLVLMTRAAVLIQAFWKGYKVRKLMKGKKKGKKGKKGKGKKGKK; this is encoded by the exons ATGGCTACCCAGGTGGCTGTGCTGTCTATGGAGGAGCATGGCAGCCCCGGCCCACagaccagaaccaagcctatcAGGGACTCCCTGAGGATCCTGGACCCGGCCTGCAAGAAGCTGAGTTCCCTGGAGACGCAGCGCATTGCGGGGGTCCTGGAAGACTGCATCAGGAAAATGGAGGTTGTTGCCCTTCTGCCCTCGGTTCTGTCCAACCTGGACCGCCTTTCGGTGGGCCTGGGAACCGAGCTGGTGGGGGCTCTGCGGGAGCACTGGTGCCTCGGGGAGAGACTGACTGCTGTGCTGGAGAGGCGTGGAGAGGAGGGTGAGGAGAATTCCCAGCTTGCAAGCCTGGAACTGGCTCTGGGCAGCTCTTTCCGGAGCATTCTGAGGCTCCTGCGGGCCCACCCGTCCACCTACCAGACTCTGAAGGGGCAGATGGGCCCCAGCGATGGCGATCAGGGCCTGGCCCGCTGCGTGGCTCAGAGGCTGTCGGAACTGCAAGGGCTGCTCTTCGAAAAGCTGTTGACCAGTCCAGGAGAGGAGCAGGAGAGGAGGCGCTACATCCAGGAAGTGTCTCTCAGGCACCGCAACAACCTGGAAATCATATCTACACTGGAGAAGGAGCTGGCCGCTGCCATTCAGGACAGGGATACAGAG ATAAACAAGAAGAACGAGGTCATCCGCAAACTGAAGAGCTCCCTGCACCAGATGGAGAGGATCTCGGAGGACTTCCTGAAGCGCACGCGGCAGGAGGCAGAGAAGCAGTGCAAGTCGGACTGCAATGCCTCGGAGAGCCGCCGCGCCCGCATGCAGCAGGAGATGGTGCAGCTGCACAGCCAGCTCAATGCCCTGATCGCCGAGAACCGCACAATGGAGCTGGCACTCAGGAAG AGGAAGTACAAGGTAGAGACGGAGATTGAGAACTGGATTCAGAAGTATGACGCAGACATGGGAGAGAAGCAGGCGGAGCTGGAAGAGCTTGAGGCAGTGTTTGCCGAGGAGGCAGAGGAGCTTGGGGAGCTGGAGAGGCGATTTACTGTGCTGGAGCAGGAGCACAGTCAGATCGTGGAGGAGCGGCGCGTGGCCCGTGAGCGCAGGGAGGAGGAAGAGCGGCAGCTGGTCCTCATGACCCGTGCTGCTGTCCTCATCCAGGCCTTCTGGAAGGGCTACAAGGTGCGCAAGCTGATGAAGGGCAAGAAGAAAGGCAAGAAGGGCAAGAAAGGCAAAGGGAAAAAGGGCAAGAAATGA